From the genome of Vigna angularis cultivar LongXiaoDou No.4 chromosome 11, ASM1680809v1, whole genome shotgun sequence, one region includes:
- the LOC108333425 gene encoding uncharacterized protein LOC108333425 isoform X1, translating to MALCNSFFAPSLLHRPSRLPRQFLCAKASLSSSSHESKAQQSVSSGTSAATAPSSSTSFVESRPPDPAFNYTLANPNGSPLVRFVRATESSIERVIFDFRFLALFAVAGSLAGSLLCFLNGCIYIIDAYKVYWTSCVKGVHSGQMVLRLVEAIDVYLAGTVMLIFGMGLYGLFISNIPPDVPPTVDRALTGSSLFGMFAMKERPKWMKICSLDELKTKQQGAKTEVAKPKTKGLEEPSAITRRSVLSLDKALCNERQTKERLAHDYRGLVTSIAAGYQGKGLSLQDLIQEGTIGLLRGAEKFEPERGYKLSTYVYWWIKQAIIKAVARKSRLVRLPGGKCEMVAKVAQANNILSTRLKRKPTYDETAKVLNVKASTIRLVSEKSRAPISLDKVVTDCGHMTLQEIIAGPEDMTPEKMVKKLLMKEEVMDLLNTLSKREAEIVTLHYGLNGDTPRSFKEIGGMMQLSRERIRQINGIALSKLRQTSNIDDLKFYLV from the exons ATGGCTCTCTGCAACTCCTTCTTTGCTCCCTCTCTTCTGCATCGTCCCTCACGTCTTCCTCGTCAATTTTTGTGTGCCAAAGCTTCCTTAAGCTCTTCCTCCCACGAATCTAAAGCACAGCAGAGTGTTTCGTCTGGAACTTCCGCCGCCACCGCTccttcttcctccacttctttcGTCGAGTCTAGGCCCCCTGACCCCGCCTTCAACTACACCCTCGCCAACCCCAACGGCAGCCCCCTCGTTAGGTTCGTTCGAGCCACCGAGTCTTCCATTGAAAGG GTAATTTTCGACTTCCGTTTCTTGGCGTTATTTGCTGTTGCAGGGTCATTGGCAGGGTCACTCTTGTGTTTTCTAAAT GGTTGTATTTACATTATTGATGCATACAAAGTCTATTGGACAAGCTGTGTTAAAGGAGTTCACAGTGGACAGATGGTTCTGCGGTTGGTTGAAGCAATTG ATGTTTATCTTGCTGGTACAGTTATGTTGATTTTTGGTATGGGCTTATACGGATTGTTCATAAGCAATATTCCTCCTGATGTTCCACCTACTGTAGACCGTGCCCTTACAGGGTCCTCTTTGTTTGGAATGTTTGCTATGAAG GAGAGGCCTAAGTGGATGAAAATATGCTCACTtgatgaattgaaaacaaag CAGCAGGGAGCAAAGACTGAAGTTGCTAAGCCAAAAACCAAAGGGCTTGAAGAGCCTTCTGCAATCACAAGAAGGTCCGTACTTAGTCTAGATAAGGCTCTGTGCAATGAAAGACAAACAAAAGAAAGACTGGCTCATGACTATCGCGGATTAGTTACCTCTATTGCAGCAGGGTATCAAGGCAAAGGATTAAGCCTTCAAGACCTCATTCAG GAAGGAACCATTGGACTTCTTAGAGGAGCAGAGAAATTTGAGCCAGAGAGAGGATATAAACTATCCACATATGTTTACTGGTGGATTAAGCAAGCCATTATTAAAGCCGTAGCCAGAAAGTCCAGATTAGTGAGATTACCG GGTGGCAAGTGTGAGATGGTGGCCAAAGTTGCTCAGGCCAACAATATCTTGAGCACAAGACTGAAGAGAAAGCCCACATACGATGAAACTGCTAAAGTGCTCAATGTGAAGGCTTCCACCATTAGGCTTGTTTCTGAAAAGAGCAGAGCACCAATTTCATTGGACAAAGTTGTAACTGATTGTGGCCACATGACACTTCAG GAGATTATAGCAGGGCCAGAGGACATGACTCCAGAGAAGATGGTTAAGAAGCTACTAATGAAGGAGGAAGTGATGGATCTTCTTAACACACTTAGCAAGAGAGAAGCAGAGATTGTGACATTGCACTATGGACTGAATGGAGATACCCCTCGCTCTTTCAAGGAGATAGGAGGAATGATGCAGTTGTCAAGGGAGAGAATCAGACAGATTAATGGAATTGCATTGTCAAAATTGCGACAAACCAGTAATATAGATGATCTCAAATTCTATCTTGTATAG
- the LOC108333425 gene encoding RNA polymerase sigma factor sigD, chloroplastic isoform X2 → MALCNSFFAPSLLHRPSRLPRQFLCAKASLSSSSHESKAQQSVSSGTSAATAPSSSTSFVESRPPDPAFNYTLANPNGSPLVRFVRATESSIERVIFDFRFLALFAVAGSLAGSLLCFLNGCIYIIDAYKVYWTSCVKGVHSGQMVLRLVEAIDVYLAGTVMLIFGMGLYGLFISNIPPDVPPTVDRALTGSSLFGMFAMKERPKWMKICSLDELKTKQGAKTEVAKPKTKGLEEPSAITRRSVLSLDKALCNERQTKERLAHDYRGLVTSIAAGYQGKGLSLQDLIQEGTIGLLRGAEKFEPERGYKLSTYVYWWIKQAIIKAVARKSRLVRLPGGKCEMVAKVAQANNILSTRLKRKPTYDETAKVLNVKASTIRLVSEKSRAPISLDKVVTDCGHMTLQEIIAGPEDMTPEKMVKKLLMKEEVMDLLNTLSKREAEIVTLHYGLNGDTPRSFKEIGGMMQLSRERIRQINGIALSKLRQTSNIDDLKFYLV, encoded by the exons ATGGCTCTCTGCAACTCCTTCTTTGCTCCCTCTCTTCTGCATCGTCCCTCACGTCTTCCTCGTCAATTTTTGTGTGCCAAAGCTTCCTTAAGCTCTTCCTCCCACGAATCTAAAGCACAGCAGAGTGTTTCGTCTGGAACTTCCGCCGCCACCGCTccttcttcctccacttctttcGTCGAGTCTAGGCCCCCTGACCCCGCCTTCAACTACACCCTCGCCAACCCCAACGGCAGCCCCCTCGTTAGGTTCGTTCGAGCCACCGAGTCTTCCATTGAAAGG GTAATTTTCGACTTCCGTTTCTTGGCGTTATTTGCTGTTGCAGGGTCATTGGCAGGGTCACTCTTGTGTTTTCTAAAT GGTTGTATTTACATTATTGATGCATACAAAGTCTATTGGACAAGCTGTGTTAAAGGAGTTCACAGTGGACAGATGGTTCTGCGGTTGGTTGAAGCAATTG ATGTTTATCTTGCTGGTACAGTTATGTTGATTTTTGGTATGGGCTTATACGGATTGTTCATAAGCAATATTCCTCCTGATGTTCCACCTACTGTAGACCGTGCCCTTACAGGGTCCTCTTTGTTTGGAATGTTTGCTATGAAG GAGAGGCCTAAGTGGATGAAAATATGCTCACTtgatgaattgaaaacaaag CAGGGAGCAAAGACTGAAGTTGCTAAGCCAAAAACCAAAGGGCTTGAAGAGCCTTCTGCAATCACAAGAAGGTCCGTACTTAGTCTAGATAAGGCTCTGTGCAATGAAAGACAAACAAAAGAAAGACTGGCTCATGACTATCGCGGATTAGTTACCTCTATTGCAGCAGGGTATCAAGGCAAAGGATTAAGCCTTCAAGACCTCATTCAG GAAGGAACCATTGGACTTCTTAGAGGAGCAGAGAAATTTGAGCCAGAGAGAGGATATAAACTATCCACATATGTTTACTGGTGGATTAAGCAAGCCATTATTAAAGCCGTAGCCAGAAAGTCCAGATTAGTGAGATTACCG GGTGGCAAGTGTGAGATGGTGGCCAAAGTTGCTCAGGCCAACAATATCTTGAGCACAAGACTGAAGAGAAAGCCCACATACGATGAAACTGCTAAAGTGCTCAATGTGAAGGCTTCCACCATTAGGCTTGTTTCTGAAAAGAGCAGAGCACCAATTTCATTGGACAAAGTTGTAACTGATTGTGGCCACATGACACTTCAG GAGATTATAGCAGGGCCAGAGGACATGACTCCAGAGAAGATGGTTAAGAAGCTACTAATGAAGGAGGAAGTGATGGATCTTCTTAACACACTTAGCAAGAGAGAAGCAGAGATTGTGACATTGCACTATGGACTGAATGGAGATACCCCTCGCTCTTTCAAGGAGATAGGAGGAATGATGCAGTTGTCAAGGGAGAGAATCAGACAGATTAATGGAATTGCATTGTCAAAATTGCGACAAACCAGTAATATAGATGATCTCAAATTCTATCTTGTATAG
- the LOC108333425 gene encoding uncharacterized protein LOC108333425 isoform X3 — MALCNSFFAPSLLHRPSRLPRQFLCAKASLSSSSHESKAQQSVSSGTSAATAPSSSTSFVESRPPDPAFNYTLANPNGSPLVRFVRATESSIERVIFDFRFLALFAVAGSLAGSLLCFLNGCIYIIDAYKVYWTSCVKGVHSGQMVLRLVEAIDVYLAGTVMLIFGMGLYGLFISNIPPDVPPTVDRALTGSSLFGMFAMKERPKWMKICSLDELKTKQQGAKTEVAKPKTKGLEEPSAITRRSVLSLDKALCNERQTKERLAHDYRGLVTSIAAGYQGKGLSLQDLIQEGTIGLLRGAEKFEPERGYKLSTYVYWWIKQAIIKAVARKSRLVRLPGGKCEMVAKVAQANNILSTRLKRKPTYDETAKVLNVKASTIRLVSEKSRAPISLDKVVTDCGHMTLQV, encoded by the exons ATGGCTCTCTGCAACTCCTTCTTTGCTCCCTCTCTTCTGCATCGTCCCTCACGTCTTCCTCGTCAATTTTTGTGTGCCAAAGCTTCCTTAAGCTCTTCCTCCCACGAATCTAAAGCACAGCAGAGTGTTTCGTCTGGAACTTCCGCCGCCACCGCTccttcttcctccacttctttcGTCGAGTCTAGGCCCCCTGACCCCGCCTTCAACTACACCCTCGCCAACCCCAACGGCAGCCCCCTCGTTAGGTTCGTTCGAGCCACCGAGTCTTCCATTGAAAGG GTAATTTTCGACTTCCGTTTCTTGGCGTTATTTGCTGTTGCAGGGTCATTGGCAGGGTCACTCTTGTGTTTTCTAAAT GGTTGTATTTACATTATTGATGCATACAAAGTCTATTGGACAAGCTGTGTTAAAGGAGTTCACAGTGGACAGATGGTTCTGCGGTTGGTTGAAGCAATTG ATGTTTATCTTGCTGGTACAGTTATGTTGATTTTTGGTATGGGCTTATACGGATTGTTCATAAGCAATATTCCTCCTGATGTTCCACCTACTGTAGACCGTGCCCTTACAGGGTCCTCTTTGTTTGGAATGTTTGCTATGAAG GAGAGGCCTAAGTGGATGAAAATATGCTCACTtgatgaattgaaaacaaag CAGCAGGGAGCAAAGACTGAAGTTGCTAAGCCAAAAACCAAAGGGCTTGAAGAGCCTTCTGCAATCACAAGAAGGTCCGTACTTAGTCTAGATAAGGCTCTGTGCAATGAAAGACAAACAAAAGAAAGACTGGCTCATGACTATCGCGGATTAGTTACCTCTATTGCAGCAGGGTATCAAGGCAAAGGATTAAGCCTTCAAGACCTCATTCAG GAAGGAACCATTGGACTTCTTAGAGGAGCAGAGAAATTTGAGCCAGAGAGAGGATATAAACTATCCACATATGTTTACTGGTGGATTAAGCAAGCCATTATTAAAGCCGTAGCCAGAAAGTCCAGATTAGTGAGATTACCG GGTGGCAAGTGTGAGATGGTGGCCAAAGTTGCTCAGGCCAACAATATCTTGAGCACAAGACTGAAGAGAAAGCCCACATACGATGAAACTGCTAAAGTGCTCAATGTGAAGGCTTCCACCATTAGGCTTGTTTCTGAAAAGAGCAGAGCACCAATTTCATTGGACAAAGTTGTAACTGATTGTGGCCACATGACACTTCAGGTTTAA